A single bacterium DNA region contains:
- a CDS encoding DUF3237 family protein produces the protein MSQQQRACLWLQLILVFVISGTVIAETARAGRGQLQLLFEAELQAKGEVKPFVLADTPFSGFSMKRDLIAQGDGTLKGSRVNGTLSWSKLSTKYEKDSHTNTLVSGWITTEDGAEIFLEAMGYARVADPAHTEKWSYIATVRFEDPDKPYEWLINLVAVWFGEFDLKTGRAHYWAYIPANLQNTKELKIQEAR, from the coding sequence ATGAGCCAGCAACAGCGCGCGTGTCTTTGGTTGCAACTGATTCTGGTTTTCGTGATCTCGGGAACCGTGATTGCCGAAACGGCCCGAGCCGGGCGCGGACAACTCCAACTCTTGTTTGAAGCAGAGCTGCAGGCGAAAGGAGAAGTAAAACCTTTCGTCCTCGCCGATACTCCGTTTTCCGGTTTCAGCATGAAAAGGGATCTGATTGCACAAGGCGATGGTACGTTGAAAGGGTCCCGCGTGAACGGAACGCTTAGCTGGTCTAAGTTGTCAACCAAATATGAGAAGGACTCTCACACCAATACTCTGGTTTCTGGATGGATCACGACGGAAGACGGCGCCGAGATTTTCCTGGAAGCCATGGGCTACGCCAGAGTTGCCGATCCGGCACACACCGAGAAGTGGTCCTATATCGCCACGGTGCGTTTTGAAGATCCCGACAAACCATATGAATGGCTCATTAACCTTGTAGCTGTTTGGTTCGGGGAATTCGATCTGAAAACCGGTAGAGCGCACTATTGGGCTTATATTCCTGCAAATTTACAAAATACGAAAGAACTTAAGATTCAGGAGGCAAGATGA
- a CDS encoding BlaI/MecI/CopY family transcriptional regulator, with protein sequence MVWKRHSFTFDPNKKGLRKILGDLETQIMEIAWAKREVTVKQVHERLQGKRELAYTTVMTVMSRLAEKGLLARVREGAAYVYRPASTREEFTQSSVKKVMQELLRDFSTPAIRQFVESIGKEDPEQIEQLARLIDVKRKRRNV encoded by the coding sequence ATGGTATGGAAACGTCATTCATTCACGTTTGATCCCAACAAGAAGGGGCTGCGAAAGATCCTCGGCGATCTGGAGACTCAGATCATGGAGATCGCGTGGGCCAAGAGAGAGGTGACCGTTAAGCAGGTCCATGAAAGGCTGCAAGGGAAGCGAGAGCTTGCCTACACGACGGTCATGACAGTGATGAGCCGGCTAGCGGAGAAAGGTCTGTTGGCGCGGGTGAGGGAAGGAGCAGCCTATGTGTATCGGCCCGCTTCAACGAGGGAAGAATTTACGCAATCGAGTGTGAAGAAAGTGATGCAGGAGCTTCTGCGCGATTTTTCCACCCCGGCGATCCGGCAGTTTGTCGAATCAATCGGGAAGGAAGATCCTGAACAAATCGAGCAATTGGCCCGTCTGATTGATGTAAAGCGGAAAAGAAGAAATGTTTGA
- a CDS encoding M48 family metalloprotease, translated as MFEWLSQQYVKLIANYKILLHNPTSCEAVDLLHLFTFTLGAVFFIRVVAHMFLFSRIKRRSRLYTGEQHPQLFDAYRKAAQKAQIRRLPSLYRFTDENPLVFTIGSIRPAIFLAPRVAETLPPEELEAALIHELTHIKRSDTLLIWLLEIFFVSIPALIIQVFAISFVFSVQNSVYALLGALAGLLFFKGYLLKKILFLREISCDDLSVDAIHDPLLLASSLISVWRLGRAAPKHQWHTSLTFAQSFLPSASQLEFRIKRLIDYRRPRLKFFLGKLARVLLLLFLAMTTAFLFWFHCFQKSSDQIRVDYRCRQSHVSQ; from the coding sequence ATGTTTGAATGGCTGTCTCAACAGTACGTGAAGCTCATCGCCAACTACAAAATCCTTCTGCATAATCCAACTAGCTGCGAAGCGGTGGACTTACTGCATTTATTCACATTTACACTGGGAGCAGTGTTCTTCATTCGTGTCGTTGCTCATATGTTTCTCTTTTCCAGAATCAAACGGAGATCCCGGCTGTATACCGGAGAGCAGCATCCGCAGTTATTTGATGCTTACAGGAAGGCGGCTCAAAAGGCGCAGATTCGCCGGCTCCCTTCCTTGTACCGATTCACCGATGAAAATCCTCTAGTGTTTACGATCGGATCGATCAGGCCGGCCATCTTTCTTGCTCCCCGCGTTGCTGAAACACTGCCGCCCGAAGAACTGGAAGCTGCGCTAATTCATGAGTTGACCCACATCAAGCGTTCCGACACCCTGTTAATCTGGCTTCTGGAGATTTTCTTTGTTTCTATTCCAGCTCTCATTATCCAGGTTTTCGCAATCAGCTTTGTTTTCAGCGTTCAGAACTCCGTCTACGCGCTTCTCGGCGCTCTGGCAGGTCTACTGTTTTTTAAGGGCTATCTTTTGAAGAAAATTCTTTTTCTTCGCGAGATTTCCTGCGACGATCTCTCTGTCGATGCCATCCACGATCCGCTGCTGCTTGCTTCCTCGCTGATCAGCGTGTGGCGTCTCGGGCGAGCGGCCCCCAAACACCAATGGCACACAAGCCTTACTTTCGCTCAGTCTTTCCTGCCTTCTGCTTCACAACTGGAATTTCGGATCAAACGGCTGATTGATTACAGACGGCCCCGGCTTAAATTTTTCCTGGGAAAACTTGCACGTGTGCTTCTCTTATTGTTCCTTGCAATGACAACAGCATTCCTATTTTGGTTCCATTGTTTTCAAAAGAGTTCTGATCAGATTCGTGTCGACTATCGCTGCCGACAATCGCATGTTTCACAATGA
- a CDS encoding YdeI/OmpD-associated family protein, producing the protein MRKAQKNRRPDRVKLTAIVQRHHLAMPRFLEIPSKKLAKWRLSGTIVVEGTINRVELGRRSLKHWNKECWFIDLPNDLCLKTQIDTGSKASVVLRIAPDNLPEELSQLIDDDPAARDCWRKLTPSQQRTLREHVLSAKRPNTRQKRSAKALLGSE; encoded by the coding sequence ATGAGAAAAGCACAGAAAAACAGAAGACCGGATCGCGTGAAATTAACGGCGATTGTTCAACGACATCATCTGGCGATGCCCCGTTTCCTAGAGATTCCAAGCAAGAAGCTGGCGAAGTGGCGGCTTTCTGGAACTATAGTGGTAGAAGGCACCATCAACCGAGTCGAGCTTGGCCGGCGCTCGCTCAAGCATTGGAATAAAGAGTGTTGGTTCATCGATTTGCCGAACGATCTTTGCCTGAAAACTCAAATCGACACAGGATCTAAAGCTTCTGTCGTCCTGCGAATCGCCCCGGACAACTTGCCAGAGGAACTTTCGCAACTGATTGACGATGATCCCGCGGCCAGAGACTGCTGGCGAAAATTAACGCCAAGCCAACAGCGCACGTTGCGCGAACATGTCTTGAGCGCGAAACGGCCGAATACGCGACAGAAGCGTTCAGCCAAAGCTCTTCTTGGTAGCGAGTAA